A window of Pieris rapae chromosome 22, ilPieRapa1.1, whole genome shotgun sequence genomic DNA:
TTAGTTCCATCATTTTCTTAAGTGTCATAGGTACTATACAAATAGGACTATTTGTATCCAGTATCCAATATTAAGTTTGGTATAATGcccaaaataaattaaagcagGCACAGCTAACCCGGCCCCTCTTCCTATGTGCCCCAATGGGTGTGACAATAGTTGGTATTCTTACCTTTCCTACTAAATTCTACTAACAAAATCAAACGttaacagtttattttaaCGAGATCTAGAAAGTGGTGTGTATAAAGAGgctattaagtattttagattactttttgataaaataaaagatttgaaaatatttactgtttatttcataacatatacaactaaataaaatgtgtgtCCTTATCTAAttctatatattgtaaaatctcTTGATCCTTTTTTCAGTGCAATAGTATAGTATAGAAGtttaacagattttttaattcattgtatcttatatttacatttaatttataaagttcataatatacattaaaaatatttcatgattaaatttaatttaatagaccACTTCAACAGAAGCTTAGTAACACAACAGAGTGCTGTTATAGGATATTTCTGCTTTTTGGTGCATCTAAAACTAAGGCTAAGGCTAAATATGTCAAATTGCATATTGCCGTCTAGAAATagcattcattttattaaagacagttgtgttttttttcttgtgaTACTTTTCTCAAACAGTACATCTGGCGTCACTTATACAGctaacatttttaatctattcaAATATTCATACTATTAACAGCCAGCTTAcagtacaaatatacttatatgtgcattaaataattacttaaatacctaaaatattattatcatgcaCACGTCTTAAATGCCTCTTTAAATATTCTCggcatttataaaatttattgcaaatatcaCATTCAAACTGTTGTTCAACCTTATTATGCCTTTTCTCATGTCTTGTTAAATACTTCTTCGATGAAAAGGTTTGATTGCAAAGACTACATGTAAATTGGTTTATGGAATGTACAGCTGCCTTATGAACTCTTAGATGATGAGGTGATTTAAACACTTTATTACATACATCACAGGCTACCTCTTGTTCTTTTGATGGGTGAGTTGATCTTATATGTCGATAAAATACACTTTGATTAGAAAATACTTTGAAACATAAGTCACAAGTAACTTCCACTGGCTTAACGTCATTCATAAAATTCGTTATTATAGTATCATTTGCTACTTTTACTAAATTCTCTTCAAGGATTCCATCTTTTAATTGATGAACAATTCtcaagtgtttttttgcaatctgcactgattttaaaagtttggaaCAGATGCGGCATTGTATACGCTGCTCGGGGTGAACTTGttctaaatgttttttgtactTAATATTTGAGTCAAACATTTTGTCACAGAAGGCACATTTATATTCCTGACCATCAGAATGATGATATGCCATATGTCTTTTAAGCAGTAACTCacttttaaatcgtttttgACAGTGactgcataatatattttcattaaaggTGTGGACATGTTTCATGTGCAGTTTCAGTTTTCTCTGCCCTTGAAAGTTTTTACCACACGTTGGACATGTTACCAGAGTTTTATCTTTATGAGTGTAGTAAAAATGATTGTCTAAGCGtcttttattagtaaaagtttTCTTACACTCTGGACAGGGCATTTCTGCAATACTGTAATGTACAGAATGTTGGTGATTCCACAAATACTCTCTTGACTTAAAAACTCGCTCACAATCtggacattttatattttctgaaGTTTCTAAGTGCACAGTCCGCAGATGCTGTTTTAGATTCCCTCGGTTTTTTAAAGTACGATCGCATTTTGGGCACGGAATTCTTTTATCATACTTTATGTCTCCAACTATGTTACTATCTTGAAAGCGCTCTTGCAAATCTGGTTTTCTATCAACTTCTAGTAATAAGTGATTACTTTCATGCTGGTCCTCAGAATTTTGTTCTACGATCTCTACCTTAACCTTTATTTCAGGAGTTTCATAGTCACATGAATCTTGTGGAATATTGTCATCAACACTATCAAATTCTGAATAGCTTTCTTCACATGGttcaattttaacattaacatGAACAAActcttcttttattatatctaagtTATCCATTGTttggataatattattattcaattacttaaattgtGCACATGTACACATTATGtatggaattataatttataaacaaataaaaataaagcttcTCGATGACAACAATGCATCGTCGAACGGGAAATGTCAACTATGaactatataaacaaataaccaTATTGCTTTTCTCCTCTTTTTTCTATCTGGGATTTACCACAGACTAAGTAGTCAAGTCGTCCCGCATAATCCATAATATTTGATGAGGCGGGACGACTTGACTTTGTTTAACAATAAcaatctagtttttttttctttgaagtattatatatattgtttagcAATGTACTATGTTTTGGATTTGTATATCGTCCAAGCTATAATATGTAGGTTTgctgtaagattactaataaataccaacatctgtttatttatttattagttttcaaGTGATCATTGGGTAATGTATCAAATATCTTGCAGCCGTCGATATTTGCTTTATGCAATTGCCTACATTTGCTCGTAagaatgtgcaaatattataatgctgtgtgtgctgaggttgatatttttcacaataatatttgtaaatttaaaaagatagttcatagtaaatacttgtaaccttaattactaatttaattgattaatgtatatgtatatacatgtgtgtgtgtgtatgtatatatatattttttcctttattttttatttttttgtcattcggtttgatatgtgtatgttgtttagttgatatttagtgtaaatgctgtgtacagatataactggaagtcagatttttaaatgttgtttagtatgtaataattttatgtatgtagtcagtctgttttctgtttctgtaccttaatgtgaaaataaaaataaaataaaataaatttcagatATCATAGAGaaagtacaaaaataactttagaATTTGAATCGTTTTGAATAATACTAACGATAATATTACCAAATTAAAACATGACGTGGCTTGCCAAAATGCTTCGGCGTTGTCGACCTATTTTGTTTAGGAAAGGTATTAGCTCACGttattaattcaatacaaTGGGGATTGgccataatatgttatatatgtttgtaatttgtatagaCCCCAGgacagtaaaattatttacttttaataaaataaaaataaaatacgtttattttggaacataagatcatctaggtatcacttattccacgtcaatcaattcgaacttgtaggcgggatgcctacaagtacctactcatcggcaaagagagagggtgtaggccgagagaaaaagccggcgtaaaaaactctcggtactcttttaaaaaagcaaatcatcaaacaataatcataataacccCCTTATGGTCTTATTTCTTGAAGCTATGCGATGTACTGTGTAGATAATTATAGGAAACATACGTGTGGGTACTTTACACTACAAATTTGCATACAACATTTAGCTCAATTCaatatgatttattcatataggtaacataatgtacacatataaacgtcaaaaaaaaagaaatacatatatattaaatgctttgaattttatatttactgccagttctcaaatcaagggcgtagaacggaagagaagaactggcaataaaagaaaatagcCGCATCCACACCCGACCGCGTGCGATCTGTTTCTTGTCAGTTTTTTGTTCACGCTCAAAGGCGTTTCAGTCGCTTGGTGCGCGGTGTGGACCGTCGCGATTTTGAATCGCGTGTTCCGTAACTTTTATGTATTCTTAGCATTATCTGAGTTTGAAATAAAGAGTTTAAGCTTTggaatatgtaattttacttacttttacataattattcaaaacgtTGCTGATCGCGATTCTCAAACCTTAGGAATAATGATTGATAGTGACTGTTTTAACACTCTAAAAAGATTCTGTAAACTAACGTAAGAATCTCCAGATGCTAAAAACCTATGTTAACCTTCttgttattcttaaaaggccggcaacgcactcgcgagccctctggcattgagtgtccatgagcggcggtatcaaacatcaggtgagcctcctgcccgtttgccccctgttctataaaaataagaaaaaaaatagtctaTAACCCAATACTGTCTTTTTCGTTTTCGTAATTTTggcgtaaatataatataagtaaaatgtaGCTTGTTGCTGCTATGGCTATTATTTGTCGCCGTTTCAAATGTATCCATAGCCAAAGTTCAACTGATTAAGTATGGATTGGCTGGAGCGTATTGGAGGCTTTGGAGCATCCAGTCCGGATCGCTCAAGATTGCTGTTGAATCGGCCTACTACGATCCACCCTCCACGCATCGCGATCTTGGATGAAACCACGAAGTGGATCGTGGGATCGCCGATCCATTTTGGATCGTCCTGTGTGGATGCGGCTAATTTGTCTCTAGAATAGAATGGTTCGTTTTCaaggtaaataaaactacaaattCATTTAACCATATAATTGCACAATAATAactcttttatttacaaaatttaaaaccttAACTAAATAGTTACACAACACAACAGCGACAGACAGACTTTAGCCTTATTCAAATTCGTGAACTGACGGTAATCGGAACGTAGACAAGTTTTTTTCTCGTTTAGGTTCGTATTCTAAATCGGGGTCACCATCAATTCACTAACATGTAAGATAAGGATGACTCCCTAATGTCAGAAATTATGGACATACAAGAGTCATATTTCGCAAACCTTGgacgatttttaaatataaatcacaattagttttAAACTCTCTTAAAATGCGTCTGCTCATCTGATCTTCATGTAACAATTAAAGTGACACATTGCCAAGTATAAAAGGAAAGTGTAggtataaatctatattttagaCCCAAGATTAAACCTAAGGGATTAATTCCATATTCCAATTGGTTTagtaaaaacattaacaaacTTAGTGTTATATTGCACAAGACATTATGCATACAtcgtgaatattttttaaatttggaatttaaatCTCTGTtatcaattattgtattaaaactaatatctaTTGAATTATGTGCCTTCATAAATTTCTATTAAGGAAAtagattttacaaaattttcaaaaacactTGAAAGGAGACTTATTAAGAACATATTTACACCAACCAACCGATGAACAAGGCCATCTAGCGACGAATCTCTTACtgaagaaaacattttaaatgtataaaattttataaggtTCCGGTTCGTAACTTGGCGAGTATCGTTGGATGCGTAAAAGTATTCGTTAGATCTTTTTCTACTACACGATTGTAGTTTGATTACCTACATAAAATTTTGCCAAGTTACGAACCGATGcctatataaaattaccataGACAACCCTTAAAACGTTTAAGATATCGTATTCATTCCATAGACGTCATTCTACTGTAATTGAAAcagtaaccatggtaacaaaaaCAACTTTCAGCTGTGATTCCGATTTTGAATTCTCAAGCCACTCTATGTCTATGGAAATTATGTTAGGGCTGCTTATGCAATATCAATTAGTCAGCTTACATCTAACTAGCGATTCTCAgtgaaaaaatttattgaaaaattgaaCTTTAAtccattaatttaaagtgGTAATTcctatgtaaaatttattgtttgtttagaCTGTCTTTGCAAAAGCACCCTAAGTCAAATGTTTAGGTCGCCTGCACTTTATATGCCTTTTTCGACCttttaaaacagatacatacgAGAAATATCATATTTCTATAAGTTTCATAATCTacttcaatatatattaagaacagCGGTAGTTTACAATCCAACTGGTTTTAGGTGAATATTGGGTAAGATTCAGACATCTGCGTCCCAAAACCAAACCCTACAAAGACAATCCAATTTTGGAGACGGCTAGATGCATTCTCTTCGCTCTTtgcactcatatttgataaccaatataaaccaaataaagtaaataaaaccgtacaaataatattaaaatatacacgctatgtttaaaatataataaatagcttttaaactattttaaaaactgctgTAAGTTAAAATCCTTAGATAGGATATGGGCCCAGTTGAACtgccattttcatacaaaggtctatccacaaacaacgatccgacctaccatggatagctagaatcgacagatggctattacaatccgtcgattggtaaTTGGCGcacttttttcaatatttggattatgGTGTCTGTCTCATATGGTCAAAAATgaattgagataggttattgggtttggtgtactcttacgcccaaacccaataacttTACGCGCGAACTTTCTTTAATCTCGCCAAATGACGTGACGATACcgatattatgtatacaatgtGCAGTTGGCCTTTCAttacattgtatttaataatacttccGTAAGGGATCAACCTATTAAACTTTGTGTGCACTTGGAACACTAGGGAGATACCATAAACAATTAGTATTAGCATAGAAAATAGAATAGAGCACCACATAGACTCTCATAAAACTATGGTATAGTGCAATGAGACCATTCAAAGTTAACagcaacataatatatattataaaagtttatttgaatcgacaatgaaataaaataaagattcttAGCCCATGGTAACTCCCAAAAAGTGTAACAGAAAACATCAATGTCAAATAGTTTTAAGTTCTGCcaattttatgtttgacaGTACTACAGACTATTGACACTCGTTTCGGGATAGGGgctcaaaatatttacaaggaattaaaaatcgtaacaatcaaaattttaatctaCATACAGCAATTATATGCGAAATcactgtaaaaaaatgtttgtgtgTAACAAAAACCCCATTggttaacataataaataaacaaaaacaatttttactcaaaactataatgtaataaaaccattaaaattttatagctAAACTTTATACGGACCAAACATATGTTGTTTAAACGTATCaggaataaacaaaaatacgcGCCAAAAACGTTGACCCGCCATAGACAAGCTAGAGAAGACTTCACGCACAGATACCAGCACGGCCTCCAAGAAAGAAATACGTTTAATATCTATAACAGTTTTGTAGTTGAGTACACACATTCTAagtgtacaattatttaatgtacatttGGAATGTACAGAGTTTTTGTTACACATCCAACTTTAAgccaattatttatacttttcaCCCAACGTATACATAAATcggcttttaataaaaacctgttaccttaatttagtaataaaaatttacaaaaaaaataaaatatacatatcaacattaaacataatggcaacttaatatataaatatcttattcataattaaattctatgaaatttttattaacagccTATTTATAGGTAAATAGGGGCGCGCAAGGGCTTAtagaaaatcattattttcttttaaatatttagtttttacaatgTTCAAGAACTATAGACTTGGAGAGTAGTCTCCTCTCCTTACTGCCCCATAATAAAATCGAAATTTCTTTACTAAAGATAACACTAATAAATTAcactatttaaaaagaaattattatctgTACTATAGTGTAAGAGCTGAACTCAAGAGCTGTCACACTtgacatacaaatttaatatttattcaggtTGAACAAATATGAAGTTGCGAAAATCTACCTTCTAGTAATAACATCATTTTAAgtgaatgtttttaaatacagaattATTGAAAAAGTCAGAATAGAttctcttttttaaaattggtaaatatataaagtaatatggATTAATATGGGAAAAAGAATGCTTTATAGAAAAGTTTATCTTACTCTCACGCAAAAGCGttgatttcatattttttttggaatacCTTCAATTATCTACAACTTTGAAAATCACCCACTTACATTCTTTTTcctaaaactaaaactattcCGATTCCGAATCCTCACTCCCAGTCTCTTCTTCCGAGCTTACCGGTTCGCATTTCACAAACTCTATCTCTTTTCTCGTCCTTTTAGGTCTGCCTCTCTTTGTCGCTTTCTTCTCCGTTCCGTCGTCCATGACCGTTTTGACCATTTGAGAAATTCTTTTCAAATGCTGCTGCTCATGTCTTTGCAGATGATTATTTAGGTAtctcttaattttaaatttctttccGCACTGGTCACATTCGTGTTCATACTGACTTTCGTCCACTTCCATATGAACAGAATTATGGTGTCGTCTTAAGTAATGTGCATGAGCAAACTCCTTATCACACTTCTCACAACGAAGCTTTGGCTTATCCGGGTGCACAATTTTCTTATGTTTCTTCAAGCGAATTGCAGAATGAAAGAATTTATCGCACAAATCACACTTGACCTTCGAATCTAAAGATGAATGTACTTGCATGTGTTCCTTTAAATATTGGTCATTCTTAAATTCTTTCAAACACTCTGGACATTGCACTTTGGATTCCAAAGGAGGATGTATATTTAGAATGTGACGTTTCATATGATGTCTAGATTTGAATGTCATGTCGCAGAAGACGCATGGATGCCGAGGCACTTGAGAATGTTGGAAGTGCAAGTgtcgatttaaatttaagtgacttttatataatttttgacagATGTGACATTTATACTTTTCGTTATCTGGTCTGTGACAGGCGTCAATATGGTATCGCAGTTTGTAGGGTACACGGAATTCTTTCCCACACTCAGGGCATTTCAACTCAGGTAGAGTGTTTGGGTGGAATCTCTTGACGTGCATGTGCAAAGCTCGCCTTGTCCGGAATTCTTGCAAACAAAACTGGCAAAAACACTTCTCAGACTCcgaataatgtttattcattcTGTGCATGTATAGATAATGCTTATTCTTAAACGACTTGTCGCATATGTTGCACAAAACAGCTGATTCTTCAGTCGAATGTACACGAGTCGTATGGAGGTATAaattttggtaatttttaaattctttgttACACTTTTCACAGATGTACCGTTTGACTTGTTTGGGAAACATTACTGGTTTCCAAGTGGATAGC
This region includes:
- the LOC110996157 gene encoding zinc finger and BTB domain-containing protein 41-like codes for the protein MDNLDIIKEEFVHVNVKIEPCEESYSEFDSVDDNIPQDSCDYETPEIKVKVEIVEQNSEDQHESNHLLLEVDRKPDLQERFQDSNIVGDIKYDKRIPCPKCDRTLKNRGNLKQHLRTVHLETSENIKCPDCERVFKSREYLWNHQHSVHYSIAEMPCPECKKTFTNKRRLDNHFYYTHKDKTLVTCPTCGKNFQGQRKLKLHMKHVHTFNENILCSHCQKRFKSELLLKRHMAYHHSDGQEYKCAFCDKMFDSNIKYKKHLEQVHPEQRIQCRICSKLLKSVQIAKKHLRIVHQLKDGILEENLVKVANDTIITNFMNDVKPVEVTCDLCFKVFSNQSVFYRHIRSTHPSKEQEVACDVCNKVFKSPHHLRVHKAAVHSINQFTCSLCNQTFSSKKYLTRHEKRHNKVEQQFECDICNKFYKCREYLKRHLRRVHDNNILGI
- the LOC110996167 gene encoding zinc finger protein 58-like; protein product: MEEQMPIYPPGVSFDQKYTEHYEQALKMEEPQYIQDPKSYNPKPFEALPEPSQVEPKLEPEPGKPIRFISVNSSQLTDEQRAMYESVLSTWKPVMFPKQVKRYICEKCNKEFKNYQNLYLHTTRVHSTEESAVLCNICDKSFKNKHYLYMHRMNKHYSESEKCFCQFCLQEFRTRRALHMHVKRFHPNTLPELKCPECGKEFRVPYKLRYHIDACHRPDNEKYKCHICQKLYKSHLNLNRHLHFQHSQVPRHPCVFCDMTFKSRHHMKRHILNIHPPLESKVQCPECLKEFKNDQYLKEHMQVHSSLDSKVKCDLCDKFFHSAIRLKKHKKIVHPDKPKLRCEKCDKEFAHAHYLRRHHNSVHMEVDESQYEHECDQCGKKFKIKRYLNNHLQRHEQQHLKRISQMVKTVMDDGTEKKATKRGRPKRTRKEIEFVKCEPVSSEEETGSEDSESE